From the genome of Pseudomonas bubulae:
GACGCGGAGGAATGGTTACACCGCGGCAATCCAATCGCGGGCCAGCCCGCTCCCACAAATCTGCGATGCCAATCGACAAAGCCGTTGGTCATTGTTGACTTTTCATACGCAAATTTTCTTCTATTCTCAGGTCATGGACACCACTGTCGTCACCGGATCGATGCAGCCCGTAGTCTGCGGCTGAAGACAGACTCTACCGAGGGTCGCCGTCATGTCGCGCAACCTTTGCCTTACTCGCCAATGCTTGGGCCTGGTGACCCGTATTGAATGCAGCATTCGACCGCTGGCAGGCAACAACGGGATGTGGACACTGCTCTTCGCCGCCGGCCTGGCAGGCGAACAACCCTCAACGATCAAGGCGCAGGGCCCGTTTCCCGGGCCGTTCGTGGCCGAAACCATTCTTGAATCAATCGTTGAAAGCCTGACCCTGCATGGCTATGAACTCGCCAACGACCCGCAGATCTGGTGCCTGCATGTGCAGGCCCAGTTGCGGCAGATCAATGGCGGGCGTTGCCACGGCTAGGCAGCGTTTTATTGTGGCGTGCTGGCTTCAGGGGCTTTGTCGAGTTTGACTTCAAATCCGTACTCGACAGGGTTCAGCGCGGTGCGGGCATAGCTTTCCAGTCGGGTCGGCTGGCCATAAAAGTAGTGCACGTCAAATACGGCCGCCCCATCGGGTTCGCTGCTATGGCTGACTGCGGCCACTTCCTTCAGATAATTACCCGTGTCGTCCTTGGCATAAAAGCGCCAGGCCTCGGCCGGGAACACTTTTTGATCAACGATCAGGGCATTGCCCTTGAGTTCAAGGCCTTTGGGCAGGCGGGTGATATCCAGCTCTTGCTTGTCGATGTCGGCAATAAACAGGGGGATTGAGCCCACCGCATAGGCTGGCGTTTCGGGGAACAGGTTGAGGTCGTAGGTGATAACGCCTGCATGCGGGTCGACATCGAAGGCTTCGGCGGGCAGTTCCAGTGGCTCGCTGCGATTACCGTTGTCGTCTTCAGCAAAAAAGGTCACCGGCGCGTCAGACGTGTCCGGGAGCGTACCGAGCATTTCACCGTTGAAAGTGGCAGGGTGGCTGAACTCAAGGGACGCGGCACTGGCATCGTCCACTGACTGGCTGATCACCACGCTTTTTTCCAGTTGCTCGGGTGCCAGCGTGGCGTCTTTCAAATAGTTGGCGGCCTGATCGTCATACACCACGACGTTGAGCGGCAGGGGCTGTATGTCTTTGCCCAGCACGTTTTTGTCCAGTGTACGCACAGGCAGGTCGAGGGACTTGCGGGTGACATTGGCGGTGGAGAAATCGAGCACGTTGATGTCGACATTTTCCACTGTACCGTTGAAGTACACCTTGCTGTAGTGATGCGGGTGCTGCTGATCGAAGGCCTTTTGCTCGTTATCCAGTTGTTGCTCGAAAGCGTCACTCCAGGCAGTTTGCTTGAGCATTTCGGCCAATTGCTGCTGATAAAACGCCAGTTGTTCGGCGTTTTCGTTGATTGAGCCTGAGCGTGTCAGGAACTGCCCGGTACGGTCGCGGGCCTGGATGATCAGCGGATTGAGCGGGGTGTCACGCACTTGTTCGGCCAGTGCAGCGCTGTTGACGATATCCACTTCGGCAAAGTTCTTGCCCAGTGCCAGCAGGGTTACGCTGATCGTGCCGTGGGTGCTGGTTTTACCCACGTCCTTGGCAGTGAGGTTGAAATTGACCACTTTGCCCGGCGCGATGACTTCGACTTTGCCGTGCAGTGTCAGGGGTTGAGGTTGTTGGGTGTTGGCGGTTTCAACCCCGTCGATATAGGGGTAAGTGACGGTCAGGTCGTCAGGGTTGCTCAGGTTGGCGCTGGAGGGGCTCAGCTGGATGCCGGGATCGCTCTCGGACCATTCCGGCGCAAAAGGCACCTCTTGCTTGTTGCTCAGGGTTACCGACTGCCATTCCAGCGCATGGGGGAACGGGAACTCGGATGCACTGTTAAGCGGGAACGGGAAGACCGGCTCCAGGTCCGTCAGGTAATCGGAACTTGTATTTTTGCGCAGTACAAACAAACCGTTGATATAGGTATCGGTAAGCGCCTGGCTGCTCGGGTAGTGCTTGAGCACCGCCAGGTCGTCGGCACCGTATTCGGTTTCTATCGGCTTGTCTTGCAGCTTGAGGCGTGCCCGTTCGAGCAACAACAAGGAGCCGCCGAGGTCGGCCACAGCATCCTTGAGCTGCTGATCCTTGATCCCGTCCAGGCTCTGTTCGAACGCTGCGCTGCGTTCCTCAAGGCTGGCCTGCTGATGTTCGTCGTCAGGAGAGCAGCCGCCGACAGCGAGCAAAGCCATCGAAAGCCCAAAACAAGCCAGGGGGAATCGCAGATCCATGGTTCGGTTTTCCTGTCCGTAAACAATGCTGAGAGGGTGGACACTAGCAGAAAATGTTTTTACAGGCTGTTTCCAAGCCTTTAACACAGTGCTTTTCGCACTGATATACTCGCGCCCATTTTGTAATAGCCTGTGAGATTCAATGGAACGCTTTATCGAAAACGCAATGTACGCCTCGCGCTGGATTTTGGCGCCTATTTACTTCGGGCTCTCACTGGGCCTGCTGGCTTTGGCATTGAAGTTCTTTCAGGAAGTGTTTCACGTAATCCCCAACGTGTTTGCGCTAACTGAGTCTGACTTGATCCTGGTCATTCTGTCGCTGATCGACATGGCGCTGGTAGGCGGTTTGCTGGTCATGGTGATGATTTCCGGTTATGAGAACTTTGTTTCGCAACTGGATATCGACGAGCACAAGGAGAAGCTCAGCTGGTTGGGCACCATGGACTCCACCTCGCTGAAGATGAAAGTCGCGGCATCGATTGTGGCCATTTCGTCGATCCACCTGCTGCGGGTGTTTATGGACGCGCGCAATATCGAGACCGAGTACCTGATGTGGTACGTGATTATTCACATGACCTTTGTGGTGTCGGCGTTTGCAATGGGCTATCTGGACAAGCTGACCAAACACTGAAGCCAACCCCGGGCTGCGAAGGCTTTGGGGGCTGTGGTAGTCTGCTGGCCCTTTTTTGGTTCAGGGTGTTCGGGGTCGCGGTTGACGCGGCTTCTTTCCGGCCCCTCCACAGCGGAGCAGTGTTATGTCCGAAGTAAATCTGTCGACCGACGAAACCCGCGTCAGCTACGGCATTGGCCGCCAGTTGGGCGACCAGTTGCGCGACAACCCGCCACCTGGCATCAGCCTGGATGCAATCCTGGCTGGTCTGACTGACGCCTACGCAGGCAAGGAAAGCCGTGTAGGCCAGGAAGAAATGTCGGCTAGCTTCAAGGTGATCCGCGAGATCATGCAAGCTGAAGCCGCTGCCAAGGCAGAAGCTGCTGCGGGCGAAGGCAAGGCTTTCCTGGCTGAAAATGCCAAGAAAGACGGTATCACCACCCTGGCTTCCGGCCTGCAATTTGAAGTGGTAACCGCGGGTGAAGGCGCCAAGCCATCCCGTGAAGACACCGTACGTGTTCACTACCACGGCACCCTGATTGATGGCACTGTGTTCGACAGCTCCTACGATCGTGGTCAGCCGGCTGAATTCCCGGTTGGCGGCGTGATCGCTGGCTGGACTGAAGCCCTGCAACTGATGAACGCCGGTAGCAAATGGCGCATCTACGTGCCGAGCGAACTGGCCTACGGCGCCCAGGGCGTTGGCAGCATTGCTCCGCACAGCGTGCTGGTATTCGACGTAGAGCTGCTGGACGTTCTGTAAGAACCCCGCGTTTTAACGTTGGCTGCGGGTTTGCTGGCAAACCCGCAGCTACACCGGTGCCGTCATATCTGTATCTTGGCGTGGTGCGGGTGAGTGTCAGTCGTGCCGCAAGGGCGCAATGCCCGGGCATAGCAGAACAGAAACAGATTGCGCACCAACTCCTTGAGCACCACCGGCTCGCTGGAATTGAGGCCGTTGAAATCCAGGTCGCCCTGATCCTGTAGCTCGCTTAGTGCTTCTTCTTCCAGTACCGCACAGACTTCCCCGGTTTCCCGATGCAGGATTCGCAGATAAGGGTGTGGACGGTCCAGCCAGGCATCAATTAAATAAGTCATGGTCGTCATCTCCTTGATGAATACCAATGAGAATAATTCTTATTCAATTAATAGCAAGTGCCTATTGGCGGATTTCTGATCTTTCTGCGTTAGAACTGCTGGGGATCAAGGTTGCTGGCTTTTTGATGTTGCTGGGCGGGGGAGGGTGTAGCACCTTCCTGCGCAGGGCACAGGAAGGCATGCAGCAGAATCAGACCTTGCGTACGAACTCGGATTTGAGTTTCATCGGGCCAATGCCATCGATCTTGCAGTCGATATCATGGTCGCCGTCGCACAGGCGGATATTCTTGACCTTGGTGCCCACTTTAACCACCAGGGAAGTACCCTTGATTTTCAGGTCCTTGATCACGGTGATGGTGTCACCGTCGGTCAGTACGGTGCCTGCGGAGTCTTTGTAGACTTTCACGTCATCGGCTGTTTCAGCGTCGCCACTGGCAGACCACTCGTGGGCGCATTCCGGGCAGATCAGCTGGGCGCCGTCTTCGTAGGTGTATTCGGAATTGCATTTTGGGCAGGGTGGCAACGTGCTCACTCAAAGCTCCTTAAGAGTCAGGATGGCTAAAAGGCACGTATTGTATAGGGTTTTAGTGCGAGGCGGGTAATGGCGGGGCAGATTGACCCTGTGGGAGCGGGCTTGCCCGCTCCCACAGGCAGTCAGTGCGTGCGTGCTACAGCAAACTCGCTCAGCTCAACCAGCGCATCGCGGTATTCGCTTGGCGGCAAGGCTTCGAGGCACACAATGGCGCGGGCCACGAAGTCGCGAGCCAGCCGGGCGGTGTAGTCCAGGGAACCAGAGGCCTCAACGGCTTCGCGAATGCTCTCCAGGTCCTCGATACCGCCTTTCTGGATCGCTTTGCGCACCAGGGCTGCCTGTTCAGGCGTACCTTCACGCATGGTGTAGATCAGCGGCAGGGTCGGTTTGCCTTCGGCCAGATCGTCACCGACGTTCTTGCCCAGGGTTTCGGCATCGCCACGGTAGTCGAGCAGGTCGTCCACCAGCTGGAATGCCACGCCCAGGTGATCGCCAAAGGTGCGCAGCGCTTCGCTCTGTTCCGGCGTGGCACCGGCCAGCGCTGCAGCGCTGTGGGTCGAAGCCTCGAACAGCATCGCGGTCTTGCCGCGGATGACTTCCATGTAGGTTTCTTCGGTGGTGCTGGCGTCGCGCACTTTGGACAGCTGCAATACTTCGCCTTCGGCGATGATGCGGGTGGCTTGCGACAGGATTTTCATCACTGGCATCGAGCCCAGCTCAACCATCATCTCGAAGGAGCGCGAGTACAAAAAGTCGCCGACCAGTACGCTGGGGGCATTGCCCCAGGTAGCATTGGCAGTCTTGCGGCCACGGCGCATGCCCGACATGTCGACCACGTCGTCGTGCAGCAGGGTGGCGGTGTGCAGGAACTCAATGGTGGCGGCCAGCAGGCGCAAGTCGTCGCCTTCGCGACCCAGGGCCTTGCCACACAGCAACACTAATAAAGGACGCAGGCGCTTGCCGCCGGCCGAAGTAATGTAGTCGCCGATTTTTGAGACCAGCGGTACGCGTGAAGTCAGCTGCTTCTTGATGATGCCATCGACGGCGCTAAAATCGTCCGCCACCGCGCGGTAGAAAGCTTGGGGTTGCATCAGCGACAGGTGCTCCAGAAGGGTTGCGCGGCATGCTAGGTCGGGGGGCTGGGCCTGTCAAGGCGGATGGACGGCCCCTTGCAAGCCTGACTTGCCTTGCGTACAATCGCGCACCCTGAACTTCCTGGGCAGCACCTGCCTTACGCAATTGCATCTGGGCCGTTCCAGCCCCATGCAGCCATGCCAGCCAATACCTTTACCTATAAAGCGCTGGGTGAGCAGGATTATCGGAGAAATACCATGTCGTACGCAGTAATCGTTACTGGTGGCAAGCAATACAAAGTAGCTCCAGGTGAATACCTGAAGATCGAAAAACTGGAAATCGCTACCGGCGAATCCGTAACTTTTGATCGCGTTCTGTTGGTCGCCAATGGCGATGACGTGAATATCGGCGCTCCAGTTGTACCTGGCGCCACTGTTGTGGCTGAAGTGATCTCCCAAGGTCGTCACGATAAAGTCCGCATCATCAAGTTCCGTCGTCGTAAGCACCACATGAAGCGTATGGGCCACCGCCAGTGGTACACCGAGATCAAAATCACCGGTATTCAGGCTTAATTTCAGCCTAATTCCTCACTAGGAGAATTGACTCATGGCACACAAAAAAGCTGGTGGTAGTACCCGTAACGGTCGCGACTCAGAAGCCAAACGCCTTGGCGTGAAGATGTATGGCGGCCAGGCTATCATTCCGGGCAACATCATCGTGCGTCAGCGCGGCACCCAATTCCACGCTGGCTACGGCGTTGGTATGGGCAAAGATCACACCCTGTTCGCGAAAGTGGAAGGCGTGATCAAGTTCCAGGTTAAAGGCGCCTTCGGTCGTCGCTATGTAAGCATCGTTCCGAAGACTGCAGTCGTCGCGGCGTAATAGCTTGGTAGCTGGAAGAGCCCTGTCTTGCGACGGGGCTTTTTCGTTTGTGGGGTGAGTCTCTTGCAAAACTGTTTGTATGGGCTGCTGGCGCTGGATTTAACGGTCGTTGATTGAGGTCGCTGCGCTCATTTTTGCAAGAGTCTTATGTCTTGGTTTTTATCGGCTCGTCCTGATGACGAGAGGCGCGTTTTGTTATGAAGTTTGTAGATGAAGTATCGATCAAAGTAAAAGCAGGCGACGGTGGTAACGGTTGCATGAGTTTCCGTCGTGAGAAGTTCATCGAAAACGGTGGGCCAAACGGTGGTGATGGCGGTGATGGCGGCTCGATCTACATGGTCGCCGACGAAAACCTCAACACCCTGGTTGACTACCGTTACACCCGTCACTTTGACGCCCAGCGTGGCTCGAATGGCGGCAGTACGGATTGCACCGGTCGCAAGGGTGAGGATCTGGAGCTGCGTGTTCCGGTCGGCACTACCGTGATCGACGCTGGCACCCAGGAAATCATTGGCGACCTGACCAAGGCCGGCCAGCGTTTGCTGGTGGTGCATGGCGGTTGGCACGGTCTGGGTAATACCCGATTCAAATCCAGTACCAACCGTGCGCCACGCCAGACCACGCCGGGTAAGCCGGGTGAGCAGCGTGACCTGAAACTGGAGTTGAAGGTGTTGGCTGACGTTGGCCTGTTGGGCTTGCCGAATGCCGGTAAAAGTACCTTTATTCGTTCGGTGTCTGCGGCCAAGCCAAAAGTGGCGGATTATCCGTTCACCACCCTGGTGCCAAACCTGGGTGTGGTCAGCGTGGATCGCTGGAAGAGCTTTGTGATCGCCGATATTCCGGGTCTGATCGAAGGGGCTTCCGATGGTGCTGGCCTGGGGATCCGTTTCCTCAAGCACCTGGCGCGTACCCGTCTGTTGTTGCACCTCGTTGACATGGCGCCGGTTGAGGGTAGCGAGAGCGCTGCTGATACCGCGGAAGTCATCGTTAACGAACTGACCAAGTTCAGCCCGTCGCTGGCTGAGCGTGATCGTTGGCTGGTGCTGAACAAGTGCGATTCGCTGCCACAAGACGAGCACGAAGCGCGCGTCAAGGAAGTGGTTGATCGCCTTGAGTGGACTGGCCCGGTTTACGTGATCTCGGCCATTGCCAAGATCGGTACCGAAAAGCTGTGTCACGACATCATGCGTTATCTGGAAGATCGTGCTGATCGTCTGGCTGCTGACCCTGCCTACAAGCAAGAGTTGGCCGAGCTGGATCAGCGTATCGAAGATGAAGCGCGTGCGCAGTTGCAGGCGCTGGATGACAAGCGTGCCCTGCGTCGCAGCGGCGTGAAGAGCGTCCATGACATCGGTGAAGATGACTGGGACGAAGAAGATGTTGATGATGAAGATGGTCCGGAAATCATTTACGTCCGCGACTGATTCGTTGCAGTAAACTACAGCGCCGCTCAATGAGCGGCGTTTTAGCATCTACGATTTGGTAATCAAAAATAATTCCATGGGTGGCGCTCGGTCGCGCTGCTCTCAGGCATAGGTTGGATGATGATGCGGAGCAAGGTGACGGGTGCGCAGCGCTGGGTCGTGAAGATCGGCAGCGCGTTGCTGACAGCGGATGGCAAGGGCCTGGATCGCGCGGCGATGGGCGTTTGGGTTGAACAGATGGTGGCGTTGCACGAGGCTGGCGTAGAGCTGGTGCTGGTGTCTTCGGGTGCGGTTGCGGCCGGAATGAGCCGCTTGGGCTGGACGGTGCGACCGAGTGCCATGCACGAGCTGCAAGCTGCTGCGGCTATTGGTCAGATGGGGTTGGTGCAGGCCTGGGAGTCGAGCTTTGCCGAGCATTCCCGGCATACCGCGCAGATCCTGCTGACCCATGACGATCTGTCTGATCGCAAACGCTACCTCAATGCCCGCAGCACCCTGCGTGCGCTGGTGGAATTGGGCGTGATCCCGGTCATCAATGAAAATGACACGGTGGTCACGGACGAAATCCGCTTCGGTGACAACGATACGCTGGCCGCGTTGGTGGCTAATCTGGTCGAGGCTGATCTGCTGGTGATCCTGACCGATCGCGACGGCATGTTTGATGCTGATCCGCGCAACAATCCTGATGCCAAGATGATCTACGAGGCGCGTGCCGATGATCCGGCGCTGGATGCAGTGGCAGGCGGTACCGGTGGTGCGTTGGGGCGTGGCGGCATGCAGACCAAGTTGCGTGCGGCGCGCCTGGCGGCGCGTTCCGGTGCGCACACGATCATTGTGGGTGGGCGTCTGGAGCGGGTGCTGGATCGTCTCAAGGCGGGCGAGCGAATGGGTACCTTGCTGTCCCCGGAGCGTGGCCTGCTGGCTGCGCGCAAGCAGTGGCTGGCCGGGCACTTGCAGACCCGTGGCACGCTGGTGCTGGATGAAGGCGCTGTGGCGGCCTTGTCCAAGGGCAATAAAAGCCTGTTGCCTGTAGGGGTCAAGGCGGTTCAGGGCGGTTTCCGTCGTGGCGAGATGGTGGTGTGCGTCGCGCCGGACGGGCGGGAGATCGCTCGTGGCCTGGCGAACTACAGTGCTGCCGAGGCGCAAAAAATTATCGGGCAATCGTCGGATGCGATTGTCGGTTTGTTGGGTTATATGGCGGAACCTGAGCTGGTTCATCGCGATAACCTGATTCTGGTTTGAATTTGAGGTGTGGTATGCGCTTGATTGGCGGTTTATTGGGTTTGATGTTGGCGATGCCGCTAATGGCCTCGGCGGAAGAAATTGGCTCGGTGTCGACGGTCTTCAAATTTGTCGGGCCTAATGATCGTATCGTCGTAGAAGCATTCGATGATCCCAAGGTAGATGGCGTGACTTGCTACCTTTCTCGTGCCAAGACGGGTGGCATGAAAGGTGGTCTGGGTTTGGCTGAAGATCGCGCCGAGGCGTCGATTGCCTGCCGTCAGACCGGGCCGATCAGCTTCAAGGGTGACCTGAAAGAGGGTGATGAGGTGTTCAAGGAGCGGACTTCGCTGGTCTTCAAGACCATGCAGGTGGTGCGTTTCCTGGATAAAAAGCGCAATACGCTGGTGTATCTGGTGTACAGCGACCGTCTAATTGAAGGTAGCCCGCAGAATGCGGTGACGGCAATTCCGATTTTGCCGTGGCCACACGAGTAACGGTCTTCAAGAAAAGCCGCGCTGGTCGCGGCTTTTTATTGTGCGGATTTTACCGGCTCTGTAGCAGCTGCCGAAGGAACGAGGCTGCGTTCGGCGGCGGAGCCGTCGTAAAACCGGGTTTTGCTGTGTGTCAGACAAGCTTGGGTTTGAATATTTGCGGTCGCTGCGCAACCGAACGCAGCCTCGTTCCTTCGGCAGCTGCTACAAGGGTGTCGCTTAAATCGCAGGCAATAAAAAACCGACCCTAAGGTCGGTTTTTTAAAAAGCTTATCGCTTAAGCAGCAGTCGCAAGGTTCAACGCCTTGACGTGGCCATTCAGGCGGCTCTTATGGCGAGCAGCTTTGTTCTTGTGGATGATACCTTTATCGGCCATACGGTCGATAACAGGAACAGCCAGAACATAAGCAGCTTGCGCTTTAGCAGCGTCTTTTGCGTCGATGGCTTTAACTACATTCTTGATGTAGGTACGAACCATGGAACGCAGGCTGGCGTTGTGGCTGCGACGCTTCTCAGCCTGTTTTGCACGTTTTTTGGCGGAAGGTGTGTTGGCCACCGTCGAGCTCCTCGAAAGACTTTTGGGAAATAACAAACAAAATAGGCCGCGAATCATGCCGATGACGAGAACTCTTGTCAAGGGCGTTTGATGCGATCCGCTGAGTGGTGGATCGAGGCAGACGGGATATTTATTTCCGGCGCTTGACCTGTAAACTCGCGAGCTTGGCTCTGTGCTGTTGCGGCGCGCAGTATCGCATAAGTGGGCGCTTTGTTCGCCTGCTCTTTCTCTATAGGCAAAAACTCTTTCAATGAATTTGCTCAAGTCGTTGGCTGCCGTCAGCTCAATCACCATGATTTCCAGGGTTCTGGGCTTCATTCGCGACACCATTATTGCCCGTGCCTTCGGTGCCGGAATGGCCACGGATGCATTCTTTATTGCCTTCAAACTGCCAAACCTGCTGCGCAGGATCTTCGCCGAGGGCGCTTTTTCCCAGGCCTTTGTGCCGATTCTGGCTGAGTACAAAAGCCAGCAGGGCGAGGAGGCGACCCGCACTTTTGTCGCTTATGTCGCCGGGCTTTTGACCCTGGTGCTGGCCATTGTCACCGTGCTGGGCATGGTGGCGGCCCCCTGGGTCATCTGGGCAACGGCCCCGGGGTTCGCCACGACCCCTGAAAAATTCGAGCTCACCAGCGACATGCTGCGGGTCACCTTCCCTTATATCCTGCTGATCTCGCTGTCATCCCTGGCGGGGGCGATCCTCAATACCTGGAACCGTTTTGCGGTGCCGGCCTTTGTGCCGACCCTGCTTAACGTCAGCATGATTGTGTTTGCGTTGTTCCTGACGCCGTATTTCGATCCGCCGGTGATGGCTCTGGGCTGGGCCGTGCTGGTGGGTGGTCTGGCGCAGTTGCTGTTTCAACTGCCACACCTGAAAAAGATCGGCATGCTGGTGCTGCCAAGGCTCAATTTGCGCGATACCGGCGTGTGGCGGGTGATGAAACAGATGCTGCCAGCCATCCTTGGGGTCTCGGTCAGTCAGATCTCTCTGATCATCAATACGATATTTGCCTCATTCCTTGTGGCTGGATCGGTGTCATGGATGTACTACGCGGACCGTCTAATGGAGTTGCCTTCAGGAGTGCTGGGGGTGGCGCTGGGCACCATCCTGCTGCCAACCCTGTCCAAGACCTACGCCAACAAAGACCGTCAGGAGTATTCGCGTATTCTCGACTGGGGCTTGCGCCTGTGTTTTGTGCTGGTGCTTCCATGTTCCCTGGCGCTGGCCATCCTGTCCGAGCCGCTTACCGTTTCGCTATTCCAGTACGGCCAGTTCACGGCGCTGGATGCGGCCATGACCCAGCGTGCATTGATCGCTTATTCGCTGGGCCTGCTCGGAATCATCATTATCAAGGTGTTGGCGCCAGGCTTTTATGCACAGCAAAACATTCGCACGCCAGTCAAAATAGCGGTATTCACCCTGGTGGTGACGCAGTTGCTCAACCTGGTCTTTATCGTTCCGTTGCAGCATGCGGGGCTGGCGTTGGCCATCAGCGTAGGCGCCTGTATCAATGCCGGGCTGCTGTTCTGGCAGTTGCGCCGGCAAAAGCTGTTTGTCGCCCAGCCGGGCTGGACCAAATACCTGTTCAAGCTGGTGCTGGCCGTAGCCGTGATGTCGGCGGTATTGCTGGGCTTGATGCACCTGATGCCGGCCTGGGATCACGGCAATATGCTGGAGCGCTTTATTCGTCTGGGCGGCTTGGTTGTCGCGGGCGTGCTGGCGTATTTCGGTATGCTGCTGCTGTTGGGGCTGCGTTTGAAGGATTTCGCCCGCAAGTCACTTATGTAAGCTAATGACGGGTCAGACGTCGATTTTGTCGAATTGACCCGATTTGCCTTGCGCTGTTGCCTGTCGTACTGGGCCGGGTGTGGTTATAATCGACCACTTTATGAGCAAGAAGCGCGTTATGCAGCTGGTTCTAGGCCTTCACAATCTGCGGCCCCAGCATCGGGGCTGTGTCGCCACTATTGGCAACTTTGACGGTGTACACCGTGGTCACCAGGCTATCCTGGGCCGGCTGCGTGAGCGTGCACTGGAGTTGGGCGTGCCCAGCTGCGTGGTGATTTTCGAGCCGCAGCCGCGCGAATTCTTCGCCCCGGATACGGCTCCTGCACGTCTGGCCCGGTTGCGCGACAAGCTGCAACTGCTGGCAGACGCCGGAGTCGACCGGGTGCTGTGCCTGGCGTTCAATCAACGTCTGTGCAAGCTCAGCGCCGCCGAATTCGTCGATACCATTCTGGTCGACGGCCTGGGCGTGCAGCATCTGGAGGTCGGTGACGACTTCCGTTTTGGCTGCGATCGCGTCGGCGATTTTGACTTTTTGCAGCAGGCTGGCCAGATGCAGGGTTTCACCGTCGAGGCGGCGCAAACGGTTGAGCTTGATGGCGTACGCATCAGCAGCACCAAGGTGCGTGATGCTCTGGCCAGTGCCGACTTCTCCCTGGCAGAGCGTTTGCTGGGGCGCCCTTTTCAAATCGCTGGCCGGGTATTGCACGGGCAAAAACTGGCGCGCCAGTTGGGCACGCCGACCGCCAATATCCAGCTCAAGCGTCGTCGTGTGCCGTTGACCGGGGTGTACCTGGCCAGCGTCGAGATCGACGGTAAAACCTGGCCCGGCGTCGCCAATATCGGCGTGCGGCCAACCGTAGCAGGGGATGGCAGCGCCCATCTTGAAGTACATCTGTTGGATTTCGCCGGCGATCTGTATGGTCGGCGTTTGAACGTGGCATTCCACCACAAGCTGCGTGATGAGCAGCGTTTCGCCTCCCTGGAGGCGCTCAAGACGGCGATCAATGCGGACGTCGCCGCCGCCCGAGCCTTTTGGCTGGGTC
Proteins encoded in this window:
- the murJ gene encoding murein biosynthesis integral membrane protein MurJ → MNLLKSLAAVSSITMISRVLGFIRDTIIARAFGAGMATDAFFIAFKLPNLLRRIFAEGAFSQAFVPILAEYKSQQGEEATRTFVAYVAGLLTLVLAIVTVLGMVAAPWVIWATAPGFATTPEKFELTSDMLRVTFPYILLISLSSLAGAILNTWNRFAVPAFVPTLLNVSMIVFALFLTPYFDPPVMALGWAVLVGGLAQLLFQLPHLKKIGMLVLPRLNLRDTGVWRVMKQMLPAILGVSVSQISLIINTIFASFLVAGSVSWMYYADRLMELPSGVLGVALGTILLPTLSKTYANKDRQEYSRILDWGLRLCFVLVLPCSLALAILSEPLTVSLFQYGQFTALDAAMTQRALIAYSLGLLGIIIIKVLAPGFYAQQNIRTPVKIAVFTLVVTQLLNLVFIVPLQHAGLALAISVGACINAGLLFWQLRRQKLFVAQPGWTKYLFKLVLAVAVMSAVLLGLMHLMPAWDHGNMLERFIRLGGLVVAGVLAYFGMLLLLGLRLKDFARKSLM
- the ribF gene encoding bifunctional riboflavin kinase/FAD synthetase codes for the protein MQLVLGLHNLRPQHRGCVATIGNFDGVHRGHQAILGRLRERALELGVPSCVVIFEPQPREFFAPDTAPARLARLRDKLQLLADAGVDRVLCLAFNQRLCKLSAAEFVDTILVDGLGVQHLEVGDDFRFGCDRVGDFDFLQQAGQMQGFTVEAAQTVELDGVRISSTKVRDALASADFSLAERLLGRPFQIAGRVLHGQKLARQLGTPTANIQLKRRRVPLTGVYLASVEIDGKTWPGVANIGVRPTVAGDGSAHLEVHLLDFAGDLYGRRLNVAFHHKLRDEQRFASLEALKTAINADVAAARAFWLGQPLKKSLK